A region from the Salifodinibacter halophilus genome encodes:
- the ubiE gene encoding bifunctional demethylmenaquinone methyltransferase/2-methoxy-6-polyprenyl-1,4-benzoquinol methylase UbiE, with protein MPETRDTTTTDFGYEEIDWSEKKKRVGAVFDSVAGRYDLMNDLMSGGIHRLWKRFTVELAAVQAGDQVLDVAGGTGDLAAAFARRAGRSGRVTLSDVNESMLGAGRDQLADRGVVGNVDFTIADAEALPFEDASFDCVTIGFGLRNVTDKQQALNEMTRVVKPGGRVLVLEFSQPQFEALDKLYERYSFSVLPRLGRFVTGDEDAYRYLVESIRMHPDQETLAGMMRAAGLERVDWYDQTGGIVAVHRGYRP; from the coding sequence ATGCCCGAGACACGTGATACCACAACCACCGATTTCGGTTACGAGGAAATCGACTGGTCGGAAAAAAAGAAGCGCGTCGGCGCGGTTTTCGATTCGGTCGCGGGCCGCTACGACCTCATGAACGACCTAATGTCGGGCGGCATACACCGGCTTTGGAAACGTTTCACAGTGGAGTTAGCAGCTGTCCAGGCCGGCGACCAGGTCCTGGACGTGGCCGGCGGCACGGGCGATCTGGCCGCGGCCTTTGCGCGGCGAGCCGGGCGCAGCGGTCGGGTAACGCTGTCGGATGTCAACGAATCCATGCTCGGGGCCGGCCGCGACCAACTAGCCGATCGCGGCGTGGTCGGCAATGTCGACTTCACCATCGCCGACGCCGAAGCGTTGCCATTCGAGGATGCCAGCTTCGACTGTGTGACCATCGGCTTCGGGCTTCGCAACGTTACCGACAAACAACAAGCTTTGAACGAAATGACACGGGTGGTCAAACCTGGCGGGCGCGTGCTGGTCCTGGAGTTTTCCCAACCGCAGTTCGAAGCGCTGGATAAACTCTACGAGCGCTATTCGTTCTCGGTGTTACCACGGCTGGGCCGTTTTGTTACCGGCGACGAAGACGCCTACCGCTATCTCGTGGAATCGATCCGCATGCATCCCGATCAAGAAACACTGGCCGGCATGATGCGCGCAGCCGGCCTGGAACGCGTGGATTGGTACGATCAAACTGGCGGCATCGTCGCCGTGCACCGCGGTTACCGGCCGTGA
- the ubiB gene encoding ubiquinone biosynthesis regulatory protein kinase UbiB, whose translation MAGQTRRIAQILRVARRYGLGELFADTSRSNWLARTLGAGKKLDDPIGPRLRQALEELGPVFIKFGQALSTRRDLLPPGLADDLIELQDAVAPFAGDQARELIETAYGESLDQRFAWFDPEPLAAASIAQVHAARLHPRADQTTGDDVVIKVLRPHVHHQVARDIAVLYRLARLIAHVHPEASRLRPVEVVAEYERIIHDELDLLREGANASQLGRNWAGSDLIAHPTIYFDHSTENVLVMARIFGTPIDDVETLKAAGVDFKVLAERGVEIFFQQVFRDNFFHADMHPGNIFVDTTHPHRPRYIGLDFGIVGSLTPADQRYLAENFLAFFNRDYRRIAELHVESGWMPADTRIEEFEAAIRTVSEPIFHKPLAEISFGVFLIRLFKIARRYRYHVQPQLVLLQKTVLNVEGLGRDLYPQLDLWATAKPILEQWMARRADPRRAARRLQDQWPQIVDSLPEFAYRWARQIDAPVDTDTPSAPRALVDVTHELRATRRSQRWSLFAAGLLALAGVLTAADTGLAAPLATGLAGLGCGLRALTIR comes from the coding sequence ATGGCTGGCCAAACACGACGGATCGCCCAGATACTGCGCGTCGCCCGGCGCTACGGGCTTGGCGAGTTGTTCGCCGACACTTCACGTAGCAACTGGCTAGCGCGCACGCTCGGCGCTGGCAAAAAATTAGACGACCCCATCGGCCCGCGACTACGCCAAGCGCTGGAAGAACTGGGCCCGGTGTTCATCAAATTCGGCCAAGCTCTATCGACGCGGCGCGATCTACTGCCGCCCGGCCTGGCCGATGATCTGATCGAATTGCAGGACGCAGTCGCCCCATTTGCCGGCGACCAGGCGCGCGAACTCATCGAGACCGCCTACGGTGAATCGCTGGACCAGCGCTTCGCCTGGTTCGACCCCGAACCGCTGGCCGCAGCCTCCATCGCCCAGGTTCATGCCGCCCGCCTACACCCCCGCGCGGATCAGACAACCGGCGACGACGTCGTCATCAAGGTGCTGCGGCCGCATGTCCATCACCAGGTGGCGCGCGACATCGCAGTTCTCTATCGCCTGGCGCGACTGATCGCACACGTGCACCCGGAAGCCTCGCGGCTGCGCCCGGTGGAGGTCGTGGCCGAGTACGAACGCATCATCCACGACGAGTTGGATCTGCTGCGCGAAGGCGCCAACGCCAGTCAACTCGGGCGTAACTGGGCCGGCTCGGATCTGATCGCCCACCCGACAATCTATTTCGACCACAGCACCGAGAACGTGCTGGTCATGGCACGCATATTCGGCACACCGATCGACGACGTCGAGACCCTCAAAGCCGCCGGCGTGGACTTCAAGGTCTTAGCCGAGCGCGGCGTGGAAATCTTTTTTCAGCAAGTTTTCCGCGATAACTTCTTCCATGCGGACATGCATCCCGGCAACATCTTCGTCGACACCACGCATCCGCACCGGCCGCGTTACATCGGCCTGGATTTTGGCATCGTCGGCTCGTTGACGCCCGCCGACCAACGTTATCTCGCCGAGAATTTCCTCGCGTTTTTCAACCGCGACTACCGCCGCATCGCCGAACTCCACGTCGAGTCCGGCTGGATGCCGGCCGACACCCGCATCGAGGAATTCGAGGCCGCGATCCGAACCGTCTCGGAGCCGATTTTCCACAAACCGCTCGCCGAGATCTCCTTTGGGGTTTTTCTGATCCGGTTGTTCAAGATCGCCCGGCGCTATCGCTACCATGTCCAACCCCAGCTCGTATTGCTGCAGAAAACCGTTCTGAACGTCGAAGGCCTGGGCCGCGATCTGTACCCTCAGCTCGACCTCTGGGCCACGGCCAAACCAATCCTCGAACAATGGATGGCCCGCCGCGCCGACCCGCGCCGGGCGGCACGCCGTTTGCAAGATCAATGGCCACAAATCGTCGACAGCCTGCCCGAGTTCGCCTACCGCTGGGCGCGACAGATCGACGCGCCGGTCGACACGGACACGCCCTCCGCGCCCCGGGCGCTGGTCGATGTCACCCACGAACTCCGTGCGACCCGTCGCAGCCAGCGCTGGAGTCTTTTCGCCGCCGGACTACTGGCACTCGCCGGCGTGCTGACCGCTGCCGACACCGGTTTGGCCGCACCACTTGCCACAGGCCTAGCCGGCCTCGGATGTGGGCTGCGGGCGCTTACGATTCGTTAG
- a CDS encoding peptidoglycan DD-metalloendopeptidase family protein encodes MVSGARREQIMGRWLFVLGLLAILGASPAALSHSDGHGHAHTAKANKTRARLDKLRERIATVRDQISSQSKKRSRLSDTLQQAEKRLDKARNRLQAVDTAIDQARDEIQDLDATIDNQKEQLSGQLGSLRKQVRAAYENGKPSRLKLLLSNRSPNEIGRVLAYYHYFTKAQSEQIASLKKALADLAQNRRRVKNKREELNQKREKRAAVLAHLKKSRKSQHQALAALDKQLGSNKQDLASMQANAKQLKKLLSRLENQLNDNGSQSYGAFAKRRGHLSAPVKGKTIAAFHQRKSGGPMRWQGRWIAASNGTPVKAVAPGQVVYIGYLKRYGLIVIVAHGSRYYTLFGHASTVFARVGQSVAAGQKIAAAGKSGGYRQSGIFFQVRRGDKPLDPAGWLAQ; translated from the coding sequence ATGGTTTCGGGTGCGCGGCGTGAACAAATAATGGGCAGGTGGCTGTTTGTTTTGGGTCTGTTGGCCATACTGGGCGCCAGCCCGGCCGCCCTGAGCCACAGCGATGGCCACGGCCACGCCCACACCGCGAAAGCCAATAAAACCCGGGCGCGCCTGGACAAACTACGCGAACGCATCGCCACCGTTCGTGACCAGATCAGCAGCCAGAGCAAGAAACGCTCGCGCTTGTCCGATACCTTGCAACAAGCAGAAAAACGGTTGGACAAGGCACGTAATCGGCTGCAGGCGGTTGATACAGCGATCGACCAAGCGCGCGATGAGATCCAGGATCTCGACGCAACGATCGACAATCAAAAGGAACAGCTCTCGGGCCAGCTCGGCTCACTGCGCAAACAAGTGCGAGCGGCTTATGAAAATGGAAAGCCCAGCCGTCTGAAACTGTTGTTGTCCAACCGCTCGCCAAACGAGATCGGGCGCGTACTGGCTTACTACCACTACTTCACCAAGGCACAGTCGGAACAGATTGCGAGCCTCAAAAAGGCGCTGGCCGATTTGGCGCAAAACCGTCGCCGTGTGAAAAACAAGCGCGAGGAACTGAATCAGAAGCGCGAGAAGCGCGCCGCGGTCCTCGCACACCTGAAAAAGAGTCGCAAGTCACAGCATCAAGCGCTGGCCGCACTGGACAAACAGCTTGGCTCGAATAAACAGGACCTGGCGTCGATGCAGGCCAACGCGAAGCAGTTGAAAAAGCTGCTTAGCCGTTTGGAAAACCAATTAAACGACAATGGTTCCCAGAGCTACGGCGCGTTCGCCAAGCGCCGTGGGCATCTGTCGGCGCCTGTGAAGGGCAAAACGATCGCCGCATTTCACCAGAGAAAATCCGGCGGACCGATGCGCTGGCAGGGGCGGTGGATCGCCGCTTCAAATGGCACGCCGGTCAAGGCGGTCGCACCGGGGCAAGTGGTCTATATTGGCTATCTCAAACGCTACGGGCTGATTGTCATCGTGGCGCATGGTTCGCGCTATTACACGCTGTTCGGTCACGCTTCCACCGTCTTTGCCCGCGTGGGGCAGAGCGTGGCTGCCGGGCAAAAGATTGCTGCAGCCGGCAAGAGTGGCGGGTACAGGCAGAGTGGCATTTTCTTTCAGGTCCGTCGCGGCGATAAGCCACTCGATCCGGCGGGCTGGCTCGCCCAGTAA
- a CDS encoding rhodanese-like domain-containing protein, with the protein MTPAELIDFVTAHPVLWAGLAITLIALAANEWLLANGGSGSGRPVNPSEAVRLMNTDDAVVVDTRSASDYKKNHILNAIHVPVAGIDERAGEISKDTNQTIICYCGSGNQAAQAASKLRKQGYSNVYTLRGGINGWESDGLPLTAK; encoded by the coding sequence ATGACGCCTGCCGAACTCATCGACTTCGTCACCGCCCACCCGGTACTCTGGGCCGGACTGGCGATTACCCTGATCGCGCTCGCCGCCAATGAATGGCTGCTCGCCAATGGCGGCAGTGGCAGCGGTCGTCCCGTAAACCCAAGCGAGGCGGTGCGCCTGATGAACACCGACGACGCCGTCGTGGTCGACACGCGCTCGGCGTCAGACTATAAGAAAAATCACATACTGAACGCCATCCACGTGCCGGTCGCCGGCATCGACGAGCGCGCTGGCGAAATCAGCAAGGACACGAATCAGACCATCATCTGCTATTGCGGCAGTGGCAACCAAGCCGCACAGGCTGCGAGCAAACTGCGCAAACAGGGTTACAGCAATGTCTACACGCTGCGCGGCGGCATCAACGGCTGGGAATCGGACGGCCTGCCGCTGACGGCGAAATAA
- the secB gene encoding protein-export chaperone SecB, which yields MADELTPDDADDTATNDTAQRDVTIQKLYVKDASIEVPNAPQIFTEEFQPEVNVDLNTQVQPLAETAFEVAVTVTINATQGETTAYIVEVQYAGVFEIDGEINEEAHGQLLGAYCPTIIFPYLRETAGDMVQRAGFPHFVLQPVNFEALYAQHQAEQTGDAQNASRTTH from the coding sequence ATGGCCGACGAACTGACGCCCGACGACGCCGACGACACAGCCACCAACGACACGGCCCAGCGCGACGTCACCATCCAGAAACTCTACGTCAAGGATGCCTCGATCGAGGTTCCGAACGCGCCGCAGATCTTCACCGAAGAGTTCCAGCCGGAAGTCAATGTCGACCTAAACACACAGGTCCAACCACTGGCCGAGACCGCATTCGAAGTCGCGGTAACAGTGACGATCAACGCGACCCAGGGTGAGACCACGGCCTATATCGTCGAAGTCCAGTACGCCGGCGTCTTCGAAATCGACGGCGAGATTAACGAAGAAGCGCACGGCCAGCTCCTCGGCGCCTATTGCCCAACGATCATCTTCCCCTACCTACGTGAGACGGCGGGCGACATGGTCCAACGCGCCGGCTTCCCGCATTTCGTGCTGCAGCCGGTGAACTTCGAGGCGCTCTACGCGCAACACCAGGCCGAACAAACCGGCGACGCCCAGAACGCCAGCCGCACGACGCATTAA
- a CDS encoding NAD(P)-dependent glycerol-3-phosphate dehydrogenase, with product MTNLAVVGAGSWGTALALVLARRGYATRLTGRNAERIAELAEARENRAYLPGHQFPDCLVPTPDTGAALDNIDFVIVAVPSHALRATLTSLAPHLPTHCGIVWATKGLEPGTAKLPHEVAAETLGPERPLGVLSGPSFADEVAAGLPTAVTVAATDQAFAEHVAMCCHDGAFRVYATTDVAGVGVGGAVKNVLAIAVGFADGLGYRANTRALLITRGLRELTEVGAELGAHADTLTGMAGLGDLLLTCGDDQSRNRRFGLLLAAGRSVEAAEREIGQTVEGVRVAHALYELALARGLDVPIIAEAYQVLYGGRPPAEAAARLMERPFRPPQR from the coding sequence ATGACCAACCTCGCCGTTGTAGGCGCCGGCTCTTGGGGAACGGCGCTAGCACTCGTTCTCGCCCGTCGCGGCTACGCCACCCGTCTAACGGGGCGTAACGCCGAGCGCATCGCCGAACTAGCCGAGGCGCGCGAGAACCGTGCTTATCTGCCGGGACACCAATTCCCGGACTGCCTCGTGCCAACACCGGATACTGGCGCCGCACTCGACAACATCGACTTCGTGATCGTGGCAGTGCCGAGCCACGCACTGCGGGCCACGCTGACGAGTCTGGCGCCCCATCTACCGACGCATTGCGGCATCGTCTGGGCGACCAAAGGCCTGGAGCCGGGAACGGCCAAATTGCCACACGAGGTCGCCGCCGAAACACTCGGCCCAGAACGGCCGCTGGGCGTGCTCTCCGGACCCAGTTTCGCGGACGAAGTCGCGGCCGGTCTGCCGACGGCAGTCACGGTGGCCGCGACGGATCAAGCGTTCGCCGAACACGTGGCGATGTGTTGCCACGATGGCGCGTTTCGCGTCTATGCCACCACCGACGTGGCCGGCGTCGGTGTGGGCGGTGCCGTCAAAAACGTACTCGCCATCGCGGTCGGCTTTGCAGACGGGCTCGGCTATCGCGCCAACACACGCGCACTGCTTATAACCCGTGGCCTGCGCGAGCTGACCGAAGTCGGCGCCGAACTCGGCGCCCACGCCGACACCCTGACCGGCATGGCCGGGCTTGGCGATCTGCTTTTGACCTGCGGCGACGACCAATCCCGGAATCGGCGATTCGGGCTATTGCTGGCCGCCGGCCGATCGGTCGAAGCCGCCGAGCGCGAAATCGGCCAGACCGTGGAAGGCGTGCGCGTGGCACACGCGCTGTATGAGCTCGCGCTCGCGCGCGGGCTGGATGTGCCAATCATCGCCGAAGCCTATCAAGTGCTGTATGGCGGCCGACCGCCCGCGGAAGCCGCTGCACGCTTGATGGAGCGCCCGTTTCGACCGCCCCAAAGATAA
- a CDS encoding CDP-alcohol phosphatidyltransferase family protein: protein MANLITFSRFLLLFALIGVVYSDLPTLQLINAPLVVLIIVLDAADGWVARRFNRETLFGATFDIAIDRIVEIVLWVILADLGFIGIWVPLLFIIRGNLVDAVRAHGATGGTAAFDMLDTPLGRFLVAGPFMRAFYAGVKAVVFAWLLFWQPFAALAPEFWANAGWALILIGQILTWLAAAICVIRGLPVLIEFCVGAGHDDTNTR, encoded by the coding sequence ATGGCGAACCTCATAACTTTCAGCCGTTTTCTGCTGCTGTTCGCGCTGATCGGTGTGGTCTATTCCGACCTACCGACGCTACAACTGATCAACGCACCGCTGGTGGTGCTCATCATTGTGCTCGACGCCGCCGACGGCTGGGTCGCACGGCGCTTCAACCGCGAAACACTATTCGGTGCGACCTTCGATATCGCAATCGACCGGATCGTGGAGATCGTACTGTGGGTCATCCTCGCAGATCTGGGCTTTATCGGTATCTGGGTGCCGCTGTTGTTTATCATCCGTGGCAATCTGGTCGACGCCGTGCGCGCCCACGGCGCGACCGGCGGCACCGCGGCCTTCGACATGCTGGACACCCCGCTGGGGCGTTTCCTGGTTGCTGGGCCGTTCATGCGTGCCTTCTACGCCGGCGTGAAAGCCGTTGTGTTTGCCTGGCTGCTATTCTGGCAGCCATTCGCCGCACTCGCCCCCGAGTTCTGGGCCAACGCTGGCTGGGCGTTGATACTCATCGGCCAGATACTCACCTGGCTCGCCGCCGCGATCTGCGTTATACGCGGCCTGCCGGTGCTGATTGAATTCTGCGTGGGGGCCGGCCACGACGACACCAACACGCGCTAA
- a CDS encoding HAD-IB family phosphatase: MRLVLFDIDGTLVTGASSEQRFAHYLRRQRRLRPLALLAYVLFFVCHAPRYGRRVVQLNKAYLHGHTLAALRRYATEFVRHELVPALSTTVVERLRQHQRAGDTVVLLSGTPQFIADALAEELGVEHARGALVATRRGKIQALRPPIRHPNGPSKIDAAYDLAEATNRSLAWAEAYGDSPQDRFLFHVVDRTVVAGANEQLGALANTHNWPHLTSTG, encoded by the coding sequence ATGCGATTGGTTTTATTCGATATCGACGGCACACTAGTCACCGGCGCCAGCAGCGAGCAACGCTTTGCGCACTATTTACGCCGTCAGCGTCGGCTACGGCCGCTCGCGCTGCTTGCTTACGTGTTGTTCTTTGTCTGCCACGCGCCGCGCTACGGCCGACGCGTCGTACAACTCAACAAGGCATATCTACACGGACACACATTGGCGGCGCTACGTCGCTACGCGACCGAGTTCGTCCGTCACGAGCTTGTGCCGGCTCTCTCCACAACCGTCGTAGAACGCTTGCGGCAACACCAACGCGCCGGCGACACGGTGGTTCTTCTGAGCGGCACGCCACAATTCATCGCCGACGCATTGGCTGAAGAGCTGGGCGTAGAACACGCCCGGGGCGCCCTCGTGGCCACCCGGCGTGGCAAGATCCAGGCGCTCCGGCCACCGATCCGCCACCCGAACGGGCCCAGCAAGATCGACGCGGCCTACGATCTCGCCGAAGCCACCAACCGATCATTGGCATGGGCCGAGGCCTACGGTGATTCACCGCAGGATCGTTTTTTATTCCACGTAGTGGATCGCACGGTCGTGGCAGGCGCCAACGAGCAACTCGGTGCGCTTGCCAATACCCATAATTGGCCGCACCTCACCAGCACAGGATGA
- a CDS encoding glycosyltransferase: protein MRSGTEPRRLAIFVSFSGQGGVEHMLVNLLDGLVAEGVAVDLLLARTEGPFVASIPDSVNQIRLRARHTAWCVPELALYLARNRPPALLAVKDRAIRAALRARWLARVDTRLVGRLGTNLGASLAGKSAAAAALRRLPMRRVYRHVDGLIAVSDGVAADSHRVTGLPAERIETVRNPVVTATLFERASEPCPHPWPGDGGSPVIVGIGRLTEQKGWTTLLDAFAELRRTRDCRLLIVGEGPERAAITRRIESLALADCVALAGFVENPAAILARADMFVLSSRWEGSPNALTEALAIGTPVVATDCPSGPREILADGRFGPLVPVDAVSPLAEAMRETLAHPLPAEFLQQAVAGYDTATATRRYLEVVDPGRM, encoded by the coding sequence ATGCGTAGCGGTACCGAACCACGGCGGTTGGCGATTTTCGTCTCGTTTTCCGGTCAGGGCGGTGTCGAGCATATGCTCGTCAATCTGCTCGATGGCCTAGTGGCCGAAGGCGTGGCTGTCGATCTGTTGCTGGCCCGCACCGAAGGGCCGTTCGTGGCGTCCATCCCGGACAGCGTGAATCAGATCCGGCTCCGTGCGCGCCACACTGCGTGGTGCGTGCCGGAACTGGCGTTGTATCTGGCCCGAAACCGGCCACCGGCGTTGCTCGCCGTCAAGGATCGCGCTATCCGGGCTGCGCTGCGCGCGCGCTGGCTGGCACGGGTCGATACGCGTCTCGTGGGCCGGCTCGGCACCAATCTAGGCGCATCGCTGGCCGGTAAATCGGCCGCTGCGGCCGCACTTCGCCGGTTGCCGATGCGTCGTGTTTATCGACACGTGGATGGCCTGATCGCCGTATCCGATGGTGTGGCGGCGGATTCGCACCGGGTGACCGGCCTGCCAGCCGAACGCATCGAAACCGTCCGCAACCCGGTGGTGACGGCGACGCTTTTCGAGCGCGCAAGCGAGCCGTGCCCGCATCCGTGGCCCGGCGACGGCGGCTCGCCGGTCATCGTCGGAATCGGGCGACTCACCGAACAAAAAGGCTGGACGACCCTGCTTGATGCATTCGCCGAATTGCGTCGAACGCGTGATTGTCGTTTGCTGATTGTCGGCGAGGGGCCGGAGCGCGCAGCGATCACTCGGCGGATCGAGTCGCTGGCACTGGCCGATTGCGTTGCGTTGGCTGGCTTTGTCGAGAACCCGGCGGCGATTCTGGCGCGTGCGGATATGTTTGTGCTGTCGTCACGCTGGGAAGGCTCGCCCAATGCGCTGACCGAAGCACTCGCCATCGGGACGCCGGTCGTGGCCACCGACTGCCCGAGCGGCCCGCGGGAAATACTGGCCGATGGCAGATTCGGACCACTGGTGCCGGTCGATGCAGTCAGTCCATTAGCAGAGGCGATGCGCGAGACGTTGGCACATCCGTTGCCGGCCGAATTTTTGCAGCAGGCCGTCGCGGGTTACGATACAGCGACCGCGACGCGGCGCTACCTGGAAGTGGTCGATCCCGGTCGCATGTAG
- a CDS encoding glycosyltransferase gives MTSSQSVSNAPPLHVAIFIPSFGDGGVERGVVHTARGLTDLGVRVDFITAHSDQPYLSELSTHVALIEIGGDATDQTSYRWFVDYLKNTPPDVVLSAKDRAHATAVAARDQTGVATRIVMRASTVVSRRHRATRFWRRMAEYREMRRILPRADLMIAVSRGVAEDTAQIAGVPEARIRAIPSPIITPELTEFASQPVTHPWLVDKTCPVVLAGGGLRRQKGFDDLLRAVAIARRTQALRLIVVGTGRLRRRLERLAAKLGISEHVDFMGFVANPYPLIAAADLFALSSRWEGAPTIVTEAVALGRKVVATRCGSGPGEILADNPYARIVPVGVPKQFAAAVTEALAWPTPPHDMLRQSVRDYTLEVSAERYRDVLSALVATT, from the coding sequence ATGACTTCGTCGCAATCCGTGTCCAACGCGCCTCCCCTGCACGTCGCGATCTTCATTCCATCGTTCGGCGACGGCGGTGTCGAGCGCGGCGTCGTCCACACGGCGCGCGGGTTGACTGACCTTGGTGTCCGTGTCGACTTCATCACCGCGCACAGCGACCAACCGTATCTCAGCGAGCTATCGACACACGTCGCGTTGATCGAAATTGGTGGCGATGCCACCGATCAAACCTCGTACCGATGGTTTGTCGATTACTTGAAAAACACGCCGCCCGATGTGGTGCTCAGTGCGAAGGATCGCGCGCATGCAACGGCTGTTGCCGCCCGTGACCAAACAGGTGTGGCCACGCGGATTGTCATGCGGGCCAGCACGGTCGTTTCGCGCCGGCACCGGGCGACGCGCTTCTGGCGGCGTATGGCGGAGTATCGGGAGATGCGGCGGATCTTGCCGCGCGCTGACCTGATGATCGCCGTCTCTCGCGGCGTGGCCGAAGATACAGCTCAGATTGCCGGTGTGCCGGAGGCGCGTATTCGCGCCATTCCCAGCCCAATTATCACGCCGGAACTTACCGAATTTGCGAGCCAGCCGGTGACGCACCCGTGGTTGGTCGACAAAACCTGTCCGGTTGTCCTGGCCGGGGGCGGGTTACGTCGCCAAAAAGGTTTCGATGATCTACTGCGTGCGGTCGCGATCGCACGCCGGACGCAGGCGCTGCGGCTAATCGTGGTGGGAACTGGTCGGCTGCGCCGGCGCCTGGAGCGGCTCGCGGCCAAGTTGGGCATTAGTGAACACGTCGATTTCATGGGATTCGTCGCCAATCCCTATCCGCTGATCGCCGCTGCCGATCTGTTCGCGTTGTCGTCGCGCTGGGAAGGCGCTCCAACCATTGTTACCGAAGCGGTGGCACTGGGCCGCAAGGTCGTGGCTACGCGCTGTGGTAGTGGACCAGGGGAGATATTGGCTGATAATCCATATGCTCGGATTGTGCCGGTGGGCGTCCCCAAGCAGTTCGCGGCTGCGGTTACTGAGGCACTCGCCTGGCCGACGCCACCACATGACATGCTCCGGCAATCGGTTCGCGACTACACGCTTGAAGTGAGCGCTGAGCGCTATCGAGACGTGTTGTCCGCATTGGTCGCGACGACATAG